The nucleotide sequence GATTTAGGCTTAAATGATCTGTTCGTCACTTCAGACGGCCAAAAATCCGGTAATCCAAGACACACCAAGCGCTACGAGCAAAAGCTCGCCTACCTTCAGCGTAAGCTGGTGAAAAAGCAGAAAAGCAGTAACAACCGAGCTAAAGCAAAGCTCAAGGTTGCCCGCCTTCATGCGAAAATAGCTGATTGCCGGATGGATGCTACTCATAAAGCATCCCGCAAACTAATTAACGAGAACCAAGTTGTTTGTGTAGAGTCCCTGAATGTGAAAGGCATGATCAAAAATCCAAAACTGGCAAAGCATATAGCTGATGCAAACTGGGGTGAATTTGTACGGCAGTTGCAGTACAAAGCCGAGTGGGCAGAAAGGATTGTTGTTCAGATAGACCGATTCTTTCCCAGCTCCAGGCGTTGCTCCAGTTGCGGATTCATCCATGAAAGTTTGCCGTTGTCTATCCGTGAATGGAAATGCCCGAAGTGCAATACCCTTCACGACAGGGATATTAATGCGGCAATCAATATCAAAACCGCCGGGCTGGCGGGGTTGGCCTGTGGAGCGACTGGAACGGGGGTTGCAGCC is from Endozoicomonas gorgoniicola and encodes:
- a CDS encoding RNA-guided endonuclease InsQ/TnpB family protein, yielding MNKRAFKYRFYPTPEQETLLAQTFGCIRFVYNHILRWRTDEYYNNGCSINYNAASKQLTELKKNPEYQWLKDVSSVPVQQALRHQQTAFKNFWEGRAKYPTFKKRHAKQSATFAASAFKYKEGQLFIAKSKEPLNIRWSRELSSEPTSITISKDRAGRYFVSMLCEFEAKPMPISNKTVGIDLGLNDLFVTSDGQKSGNPRHTKRYEQKLAYLQRKLVKKQKSSNNRAKAKLKVARLHAKIADCRMDATHKASRKLINENQVVCVESLNVKGMIKNPKLAKHIADANWGEFVRQLQYKAEWAERIVVQIDRFFPSSRRCSSCGFIHESLPLSIREWKCPKCNTLHDRDINAAINIKTAGLAGLACGATGTGVAA